Proteins encoded together in one Cicer arietinum cultivar CDC Frontier isolate Library 1 chromosome 4, Cicar.CDCFrontier_v2.0, whole genome shotgun sequence window:
- the LOC101490156 gene encoding organelle RRM domain-containing protein 1, chloroplastic → MEILSISVTFTKSQTFPSLKPNRPQIHELPINIRRLPNKNHHSNISSSSCSISRNCSFTRIAATTNPSSFTPSISKNRHWMVLMDKPPHGVNSKAQLIDYYVNTLQTVLGSEKDAQMCLYDASWDSHFGFCCDIDEEISSKLASLPRVLLVRPDPDFNLLRKDYSLSSGRPSSLQTDMLFPAGNSKHWLVRMAKPGVRVVTKAQIVDHYAQILTKVMENEKDAQMCIYHVSWKTNFGFCCELDEDCAHELAGVPGVLSVQPDDNFESENKDYEGRNLENRLNMPNSSKTSQEALVKTKKLFVTGLSFYTSEKTLRAAFEGFGELVEVKVIMDNISKRSKGYAFIEYTTEEAASAALKEMNGKIINGWMIVVDVAKTTPPRYNTRRARSSA, encoded by the exons ATGGAAATTCTGAGTATATCTGTCACATTCACCAAATCTCAAACCTTTCCCTCTCTGAAACCAAACAGACCCCAAATTCACGAACTCCCAATAAACATAAGAAGACTACCCAACAAAAACCATCATTCTAATATTTCCTCTTCTTCTTGTTCCATTTCACGTAATTGTTCATTTACTAGAATAGCAGCAACAACAAACCCTTCTTCCTTCACTCCTTCCATCTCAAAGAACCGCCACTGGATGGTGCTCATGGATAAACCTCCTCACGGGGTCAATTCCAAGGCACAACTCATTGATTATTATGTAAACACTCTACAAACAGTTCTCGGCAG TGAGAAAGATGCTCAAATGTGTCTGTATGATGCTTCTTGGGATTCACATTTCGGTTTTTGTTGTGACATTGATGAAGAGATATCCTCCAAGTTGGCCA GTTTACCCAGGGTCTTATTGGTTAGACCTGATCCGGATTTCAACTTGTTGAGAAAGGACTATAGTTTATCAAGTGGCCGACCATCAAGCTTACAAACTGATATGTTGTTCCCTGCGGGAAATTCAAAGCACTGGCTTGTTAGAATGGCTAAACCCGGTGTTCGGGTTGTTACCAAAGCTCAGATTGTTGATCATTATGCTCAAATTTTGACCAAGGTCATGGAAAA TGAGAAGGATGCACAAATGTGTATATATCATGTTTCTTGGAAAACCAACTTTGGATTTTGTTGTGAACTTGATGAGGATTGTGCACATGAGCTAGCTG GTGTTCCTGGTGTCTTGTCAGTTCAGCCAGACGACAATTTCGAGTCTGAAAATAAGGACTACGAAG GTAGAAACTTGGAAAATCGTCTGAATATGCCAAATTCTTCTAAAACAAGTCAGGAAGCTTTGGTGAAAACGAAGAAACTTTTTGTGACAG GGCTATCATTTTATACATCTGAGAAAACCTTACGTGCCGCATTTGAAGGCTTTGGTGAGCTTGTTGAAG TTAAAGTTATTATggataatatttcaaaaaggTCCAAGGGTTATGCATTTATTGAATACACCACAGAAGAGGCTGCAAGTGCAGCACTCAAAGAGATGAATGGCAAG ATTATTAATGGCTGGATGATAGTGGTAGATGTTGCCAAGACTACCCCACCAAGATACAACACGCGCCGTGCCAGATCATCCgcttga